From Coturnix japonica isolate 7356 chromosome 1, Coturnix japonica 2.1, whole genome shotgun sequence, the proteins below share one genomic window:
- the RAB3IP gene encoding rab-3A-interacting protein isoform X2, translated as MASDPLEGFHEVNLASPTTPDLLGVNEPGTQEQTTSPSVIYRPHPSVVSSTPIQPNALNVSDLPTQPVYSSPRQLNCGEVSGVSINVTDAVLCSTSGPQGGSFNHNNSRKESNNAEKECLQGATVADVAEGNEDIFGLSTDSLSHLRSPSVLEVREKGYERLKEELAKAQRELKLKDEECERLSKVRDQLGQELEELTASLFEEAHKMVKEANVKQAAAEKQLREAQGKIDVLQAEVAALKTLVLSTSPTSPTKEFQSGGKTPFKKGHARNKSTSSAMGGSHQDLTMMQPIVKDCKEADLSLYNEFRSWKDEPTMDRTCPFLDKIYREDIFPCLTFSKSELASAVLEAVENNTLSIEPVGLQPVRFVKASAVECGGPKKCALSGQSKSCKHRIKLGDSSSYYYISPFCRYRITSVCNFFTYIRYIQQGLLKQQDVDQMFWEVMQLRREMSLAKLGYYKEEL; from the exons ATGGCCAGTGACCCCTTGGAAGGCTTTCATGAAGTGAACCTCGCTTCGCCCACTACACCAGATCTTCTTGGAGTAAATGAGCCAGGAACTCAGGAACAAACTACCTCACCCAGTGTTATTTACCGACCACATCCTTCTGTTGTGTCCTCCACACCAATCCAGCCCAATGCATTGAATGTTTCTGACCTTCCCACACAACCTGTTTATTCGTCTCCCAGACAGCTGAATTGTGGGGAAGTATCAGGTGTCAG catcAATGTTACCGACGCAGTACTTTGTTCTACCTCTGGACCCCAGGGTGGGTCATTCAATCACAATAATTCCAGAAAGGAGAGCAATAATGCAGAGAAAGAGTGTTTGCAGGGTGCTACAGTAGCAGATGTTGCTGAAGGAAACGAAGATATTTTTGGTTTGAGTACAGACAGTTTATCTCACTTACGGAGCCCATCTGTACTGGAAGTAAGAGAAAAGGGCtatgaaagattaaaagaagaaCTTGCAAAAGCTCAGAGG GAGCTGAAGTTAAAAGATGAAGAATGTGAAAGGCTTTCTAAAGTGCGAGATCAACTTGGACAGGAATTGGAAGAACTTACAGCTAGTCTGTTTGAG GAAGCACACAAAATGGTTAAAGAAGCCAATGTCAaacaagctgcagcagaaaaacagttaaGAGAAGCACAGGGAAAG attGATGTCCTTCAGGCTGAAGTAGCAGCATTGAAAACACTGGTACTGTCTACTTCTCCGACTTCTCCAACTAAGGAATTTCAGTCTGGAGGAAAAACTCCTTTTAAAAAAGGTCATGCAAGAAACAAGAGTACAAGTAGTGCTATGGGTGGAAGCCATCAGGACCTTACTATGATGCAGCCAATTGTAAAAGACTGCAAAGAG GCTGACCTGTCTTTGTACAATGAATTCAGATCATGGAAGGATGAGCCTACTATGGACAGAACATGCCCATTCTTGGACAAAATCTATCGGGAagatatttttccatgtttaacCTTCTCAAAAAGTGAG TTGGCCTCAGCTGTTCTGGAAGCTGTTGAAAACAACACTCTGAGCATTGAACCTGTCGGCTTGCAACCTGTTCGATTTGTGAAAGCTTCGGCAGTTGAATGTGGGGGACCAAA GAAATGTGCTCTGAGCGGACAAAGCAAGTCATGCAAGCATAGAATCAAATTAGGAGATTCAAGCAGTTACTACTACATTTCTCCATTTTGTCGATACAGG ATAACTTCTGTGTGCAACTTCTTTACGTATATCCGATACATCCAGCAAGGACTGCTGAAGCAGCAAGATG tggATCAGATGTTCTGGGAAGTTATGCAGCTGAGAAGAGAGATGTCACTAGCAAAACTTGGCTATTACAAGGAAGAACTCTAA
- the RAB3IP gene encoding rab-3A-interacting protein isoform X1 gives MASDPLEGFHEVNLASPTTPDLLGVNEPGTQEQTTSPSVIYRPHPSVVSSTPIQPNALNVSDLPTQPVYSSPRQLNCGEVSGVSINVTDAVLCSTSGPQGGSFNHNNSRKESNNAEKECLQGATVADVAEGNEDIFGLSTDSLSHLRSPSVLEVREKGYERLKEELAKAQREAHKMVKEANVKQAAAEKQLREAQGKIDVLQAEVAALKTLVLSTSPTSPTKEFQSGGKTPFKKGHARNKSTSSAMGGSHQDLTMMQPIVKDCKEADLSLYNEFRSWKDEPTMDRTCPFLDKIYREDIFPCLTFSKSELASAVLEAVENNTLSIEPVGLQPVRFVKASAVECGGPKKCALSGQSKSCKHRIKLGDSSSYYYISPFCRYRITSVCNFFTYIRYIQQGLLKQQDVDQMFWEVMQLRREMSLAKLGYYKEEL, from the exons ATGGCCAGTGACCCCTTGGAAGGCTTTCATGAAGTGAACCTCGCTTCGCCCACTACACCAGATCTTCTTGGAGTAAATGAGCCAGGAACTCAGGAACAAACTACCTCACCCAGTGTTATTTACCGACCACATCCTTCTGTTGTGTCCTCCACACCAATCCAGCCCAATGCATTGAATGTTTCTGACCTTCCCACACAACCTGTTTATTCGTCTCCCAGACAGCTGAATTGTGGGGAAGTATCAGGTGTCAG catcAATGTTACCGACGCAGTACTTTGTTCTACCTCTGGACCCCAGGGTGGGTCATTCAATCACAATAATTCCAGAAAGGAGAGCAATAATGCAGAGAAAGAGTGTTTGCAGGGTGCTACAGTAGCAGATGTTGCTGAAGGAAACGAAGATATTTTTGGTTTGAGTACAGACAGTTTATCTCACTTACGGAGCCCATCTGTACTGGAAGTAAGAGAAAAGGGCtatgaaagattaaaagaagaaCTTGCAAAAGCTCAGAGG GAAGCACACAAAATGGTTAAAGAAGCCAATGTCAaacaagctgcagcagaaaaacagttaaGAGAAGCACAGGGAAAG attGATGTCCTTCAGGCTGAAGTAGCAGCATTGAAAACACTGGTACTGTCTACTTCTCCGACTTCTCCAACTAAGGAATTTCAGTCTGGAGGAAAAACTCCTTTTAAAAAAGGTCATGCAAGAAACAAGAGTACAAGTAGTGCTATGGGTGGAAGCCATCAGGACCTTACTATGATGCAGCCAATTGTAAAAGACTGCAAAGAG GCTGACCTGTCTTTGTACAATGAATTCAGATCATGGAAGGATGAGCCTACTATGGACAGAACATGCCCATTCTTGGACAAAATCTATCGGGAagatatttttccatgtttaacCTTCTCAAAAAGTGAG TTGGCCTCAGCTGTTCTGGAAGCTGTTGAAAACAACACTCTGAGCATTGAACCTGTCGGCTTGCAACCTGTTCGATTTGTGAAAGCTTCGGCAGTTGAATGTGGGGGACCAAA GAAATGTGCTCTGAGCGGACAAAGCAAGTCATGCAAGCATAGAATCAAATTAGGAGATTCAAGCAGTTACTACTACATTTCTCCATTTTGTCGATACAGG ATAACTTCTGTGTGCAACTTCTTTACGTATATCCGATACATCCAGCAAGGACTGCTGAAGCAGCAAGATG tggATCAGATGTTCTGGGAAGTTATGCAGCTGAGAAGAGAGATGTCACTAGCAAAACTTGGCTATTACAAGGAAGAACTCTAA
- the RAB3IP gene encoding rab-3A-interacting protein isoform X3 has translation MVKEANVKQAAAEKQLREAQGKIDVLQAEVAALKTLVLSTSPTSPTKEFQSGGKTPFKKGHARNKSTSSAMGGSHQDLTMMQPIVKDCKEADLSLYNEFRSWKDEPTMDRTCPFLDKIYREDIFPCLTFSKSELASAVLEAVENNTLSIEPVGLQPVRFVKASAVECGGPKKCALSGQSKSCKHRIKLGDSSSYYYISPFCRYRITSVCNFFTYIRYIQQGLLKQQDVDQMFWEVMQLRREMSLAKLGYYKEEL, from the exons ATGGTTAAAGAAGCCAATGTCAaacaagctgcagcagaaaaacagttaaGAGAAGCACAGGGAAAG attGATGTCCTTCAGGCTGAAGTAGCAGCATTGAAAACACTGGTACTGTCTACTTCTCCGACTTCTCCAACTAAGGAATTTCAGTCTGGAGGAAAAACTCCTTTTAAAAAAGGTCATGCAAGAAACAAGAGTACAAGTAGTGCTATGGGTGGAAGCCATCAGGACCTTACTATGATGCAGCCAATTGTAAAAGACTGCAAAGAG GCTGACCTGTCTTTGTACAATGAATTCAGATCATGGAAGGATGAGCCTACTATGGACAGAACATGCCCATTCTTGGACAAAATCTATCGGGAagatatttttccatgtttaacCTTCTCAAAAAGTGAG TTGGCCTCAGCTGTTCTGGAAGCTGTTGAAAACAACACTCTGAGCATTGAACCTGTCGGCTTGCAACCTGTTCGATTTGTGAAAGCTTCGGCAGTTGAATGTGGGGGACCAAA GAAATGTGCTCTGAGCGGACAAAGCAAGTCATGCAAGCATAGAATCAAATTAGGAGATTCAAGCAGTTACTACTACATTTCTCCATTTTGTCGATACAGG ATAACTTCTGTGTGCAACTTCTTTACGTATATCCGATACATCCAGCAAGGACTGCTGAAGCAGCAAGATG tggATCAGATGTTCTGGGAAGTTATGCAGCTGAGAAGAGAGATGTCACTAGCAAAACTTGGCTATTACAAGGAAGAACTCTAA